The Arcobacter lacus genome segment ATTCCTAATGCTGCACAAACTGAAGCTAGTGCTATTCCTGTATTTCCACTTGTTGGTTCGATTACTATTGTATCTTTATTGATTAATCCTTCTTTCAAAGCTGTATTAATCATATTTGTTCCAATTCTATCTTTTACTGAATGTGTTGGGTTTAAAAATTCACATTTTCCTAATACTGTCGCTCCACTTTCATTACTCGCTTGTTGTAGTTGTACTAGTGGCGTATTCCCT includes the following:
- a CDS encoding pyridoxal-phosphate dependent enzyme produces the protein MGYAKNITELIGNTPLVQLQQASNESGATVLGKCEFLNPTHSVKDRIGTNMINTALKEGLINKDTIVIEPTSGNTGIALASVCAALG